One window of Triticum dicoccoides isolate Atlit2015 ecotype Zavitan chromosome 5A, WEW_v2.0, whole genome shotgun sequence genomic DNA carries:
- the LOC119299069 gene encoding cullin-associated NEDD8-dissociated protein 1-like, with translation MANMNITGILEKMTGKDKDYRYMATSDLLSELNKESFKADQDLESKLTNIVLQQLEDASGDVSGLAVKCLAPLVKKVSEDRVVEMTDKLCDKLLNGKEQHRDIASIALKTIIVEVTTASLSEKILVSLSPQLISGVTSGKSAEIKCECLDILGDVLHRFGNVITKDHAFMLTALLTQLSSTQASVRKKSVTCIASLAPCLSDDLLAKATSEVVQLLKSKRAKSEITRTNIQMIGALSRSVGYRFGPHLAEAVPLLISYCTSASENDEELREYSLQALESFMLRCPRDISPYCDGILNLALEYVSYDPNYTDSMEEDTDDEVQDEEDDDESANEYTDDEDASWKVRRASAKCLSAIIVSRPQMLSKMYQEACPKLIDRFREREENVKMDIFNTFIELLRQTGNVTKGQGDIDESSPRWLLKQEVPKVVKSINRQLREKSIKTKVGAFSVLKELVVVLPDCLADHFGSLVPGIEKALNDKSSTSNLKIEALAFTRIVMASHSPSVFHPYIQALSGPILSAMGDRYYKVTAEALRVCGELVRVLRPNFEARSIDFRPYISPIYKAILGRLVNQDQDQEVKECAISCMSLVIATFGDGLQSELPSCLPILVDRMGNEITRLTAVKAFAVIANSPLRIDLSCVLDHVVSELTAFLRKANRALRQATLGTLNSLVVTYGGQIGSSSYETIIAELSTLISDIDLHMAALALELCCTIMVDRRSIKNVGLAVRHKVLPQALVLIRSALLQGQALQALQKFFASLVQSANTSFETLLDSLISTAKPSQSGSLSKQALSSIAQCVAVLCLAAGDQKCASTVEMLKGILNDDSSTNSAKQHMALLCLGEIGRRKDLSNHVQIENIVIESFQSPFEEIKSAASYALGNIAVGNLSKYLPFILDQIDNQQKKQYLLLHSLKEVIARQSVDHTGQSELQDSNIVKILALLFNHCESEEEGVRNVVAECLGKIALIEPNKLIPALKERTCSPAANTRATVAIAIKYSIVERPGKIDAIMYSEISTFLMLIKDSDRHVRRAAVLALSTAAHNKPNLIKGLLPELLPLLYDQTVVKQELIRTVDLGPFKHVVDDGLELRKAAFECVDTLLDSCLDQLNPSSFIVPFLLSGLGDHYDVKMPCHLILSKLADKCPSAVLAVLDSLVEPLEKTIVHRPKGDAVKQEIDRNEDMIRSALRAIAALSRISGSDYSMKFKNLMNKITATPSLADKYNSVRSE, from the exons CTTGGCTCCACTTGTTAAGAAGGTAAGCGAGGATAGAGTAGTGGAGATGACTGACAAGCTTTGTGATAAATTACTCAATGGAAAGGAGCAGCATCGTGATATTGCCAGTATAGCTCTGAAGACAATCATTGTGGAAGTTACTACGGCATCACTTTCTGAAAAGATTTTAGTTTCTCTTTCCCCGCAGCTAATAAGTGGTGTCACCAGT GGAAAGAGTGCTGAAATTAAATGTGAATGTCTTGACATATTAGGTGACGTGCTTCATAGATTCGGCAACGTGATCACAAAAGATCACGCGTTTATGCTCACTGCACTTTTAACCCAGCTGAGCTCCACTCAAGCAAGTGTCAGAAAAAAGTCAGTTACGTGCATAG CATCGCTTGCTCCATGTTTGTCGGATGATCTATTAGCCAAGGCAACGTCGGAGGTTGTCCAATTGCTGAAAAGTAAAAGGGCAAAATCTGAAATAACCCGAACAAATATCCAGATGATTGGTGCTCTCAG TCGGTCAGTTGGATACCGGTTTGGACCACACCTTGCCGAAGCTGTTCCTTTGCTCATTAGTTATTGTACAAGTgcatcagaaaatgatgaagagctcCGTGAATACAGCTTGCAG GCCCTTGAGAGCTTTATGCTCAGATGTCCAAGAGATATTTCCCCATATTGTGATGGTATTTTGAATCTTGCTTTGGAATATGTAAGCTATGATCCTAATTACACCGATAGCATGGAGGAGGATACTGATGATGAAGTACAGGATGAGGAAGATGATGA TGAGAGTGCGAATGAATACACAGATGACGAGGATGCAAGCTGGAAGGTTCGCCGGGCATCAGCGAAGTGCCTGTCTGCAATTATAGTATCTCGTCCTCAAATGTTGTCTAAGATGTATCAGGAG GCTTGTCCAAAGTTAATTGACCGCTTTAGGGAAAGAGAGGAGAATGTAAAG ATGGACATCTTCAACACATTTATTGAGTTGTTACGCCAAACTGGCAATGTGACAAAAGGACAAGGTGACATTGATGAGTCTAG CCCTAGATGGTTGCTGAAGCAAGAAGTACCCAAAGTTGTCAAGTCTATCAATAGGCAGTTGCGTGAAAAATCAATCAAGACAAAG GTTGGAGCATTCTCAGTATTGAAGGAGCTTGTTGTTGTATTACCAGATTGCCTTGCTGATCATTTTGGGTCACTTGTTCCTGGGATTGAGAAGGCTTTGAAT GACAAATCTTCTACCTCCAACCTGAAGATTGAAGCCCTTGCGTTTACTAGGATTGTTATGGCCTCACATTCGCCCTCTGTGTTTCATCCATACATCCAG GCACTTTCTGGTCCAATATTATCTGCTATGGGAGATAGATATTACAAAGTCACAGCTGAGGCTTTACGGGTGTGTGGGGAGCTCGTCCGAGTCCTCCGTCCAAACTTTGAG GCACGTTCCATAGATTTCAGGCCATATATTAGTCCAATCTATAAAGCTATATTGGGCCGCTTGGTGAATCAAGATCAAGATCAG GAAGTTAAAGAGTGTGCCATATCTTGCATGAGCCTTGTGATCGCTACTTTTGGTGATGGTCTTCAGAGTGAATTACCGTCATGCCTTCCCATACTTGTTGATAGGATGGGCAATGAAATAACACGACTTACAGCTGTCAAG GCATTTGCGGTGATTGCAAATTCACCTCTTCGGATTGATCTGTCATGTGTCCTGGACCATGTTGTTTCTGAGCTCACAGCTTTCCTTCGAAAG GCCAACAGAGCCCTCAGGCAGGCAACATTGGGGACCCTAAATTCTTTGGTTGTCACATATGGTGGTCAAATTGGCTCGTCCTCTTATGAAACGATAATAGCTGAACTTTCTACTCTCATAAG TGACATTGATTTGCATATGGCTGCTCTTGCATTGGAACTGTGTTGCACAATAATGGTTGACAGAAGATCCATTAAAAATGTTGGTTTAGCTGTGAGACATAAGGTTTTGCCCCAGGCCCTTGTTTTGATCAGGAGTGCTCTGTTGCAAGGACAAGCACTACAG GCACTACAGAAGTTTTTTGCTTCACTGGTCCAGTCTGCAAATACAAGCTTTGAAACTTTGTTGGACTCCCTTATTTCAACTGCCAAGCCATCGCAGTCAGGCAGTCTTTCCAAGCAGGCACTATCCTCTATTGCACAGTGTGTTGCTGTGCTATGCTTAGCAGCTGGTGATCAGAAATGTGCATCAACTGTTGAAATGCTTAAAGGCATTCTAAATGATGACAGTTCAACTAATTCT GCTAAACAACACATGGCCTTGTTATGTTTGGGAGAAATTGGAAGAAGGAAGGACCTCAGCAATCATGTTCAAATTGAGAACATTGTCATTGAGTCATTCCAGTCACCTTTTGAGGAGATAAAGTCTGCAGCATCGTATGCTCTTGGAAACATTGCTGTTGGCAATCTATCCAAGTATTTGCCATTTATCTTGGATCAGATTGACAATCAACAGAAGAAGCAGTATCTTTTGCTTCATTCACTGAAAGAG GTAATTGCACGGCAGTCTGTTGATCATACTGGCCAGAGTGAGCTGCAGGACTCAAACATTGTGAAGATATTGGCGTTGCTCTTTAATCACTGCGAAAGTGAGGAGGAAGGAGTTCGGAATGTGGTTGCTGAGTGTTTAGGGAAAATTGCACTGATTGAACCTAACAAATTAATCCCTGCTCTGAAG GAACGTACATGTAGCCCAGCAGCAAACACAAGGGCTACAGTTGCCATTGCTATAAAATATTCAATCGTTGAACGGCCTGGAAAGATAGATGCAATCATGTACTCTGAGATTTCTACTTTCCTTATGCTAATTAAAGACAGTGACAGG CATGTGAGACGTGCAGCCGTCCTGGCGTTGAGTACTGCTGCCCACAACAAGCCAAATTTGATCAAAGGTCTTCTTCCTGAATTACTGCCTCTTTTGTATGACCAGACTGTTGTGAAG CAAGAATTGATCAGGACAGTTGATCTAGGGCCTTTCAAGCACGTCgttgatgatgggcttgaacttagGAAAGCTGCCTTTGAATGTGTGGACACATTGCTGGATAGTTGTCTTGATCAATTGAATCCATCGTCCTTCATCGTTCCTTTCCTCTTATCTGGCTTAGGTG ATCATTATGACGTAAAAATGCCCTGCCATCTAATTCTCTCAAAGCTAGCAGACAAGTGTCCTTCTGCTGTTCTTGCAG TTTTGGACTCATTAGTTGAACCTCTTGAGAAAACAATCGTCCACAGACCCAAGGGTGATGCAGTGAAGCAGGAGATTGATCGCAACGAAGACATGATCCGCAGTGCTCTTCGAGCAATCGCTGCTCTAAGCCGCATCAG TGGCAGCGACTACAGCATGAAGTTCAAGAATCTGATGAACAAGATAACGGCCACCCCTTCACTTGCCGACAAGTACAACTCGGTGCGCAGCGAATGA